One genomic segment of Desulfomicrobium sp. ZS1 includes these proteins:
- a CDS encoding 4Fe-4S dicluster domain-containing protein, with protein MDFFSIGLTLACISAVGGIFWRVRGWRTRGSAVAKPGSGGPRQGTFRAACRGLADLVFLRRTLRQGFLRWSGHMLLVLGFLPLLILHAMDGVVTRPLVAGYEPTLDPWQFLRNLFGLISVFGLILLFWNRCKKLKKFSVPQDWALLAVVFGLLVSGFFLESFKIMSAGDFTRMTDDYFVEEEPGELISLKAYWARENGVRFREFMPTAPEMMELGTELHEDHCAGCHAPTSSAFVSRSMTALVPAAWHIADQGRDLFWYAHVGLAFLALGLLPWGKFFHPVATGANLLARGGRVNSRADSPPLIRGLGLDACTRCGQCSLHCSVAPIHRVMGNADILPMDKLSDLRRYLGGRLSPARTGSLTEGSHICTECLRCTEVCSAGIDLQDLWMASKKALAEAGRAGVDGEIRKRTAGEWSRELGSRDLGRIGGTGAGLADRAESFWGCVQCTTCTGVCPVVAVSEDPSRDLDLAPQQIMNLLRMGLKAQTLGARMVWSCTTCYKCQEHCPQGVPVADILYELRQLGAEILRKKEGRS; from the coding sequence ATGGACTTTTTTTCCATCGGTCTCACCCTTGCGTGCATCAGCGCGGTCGGTGGCATCTTCTGGCGGGTGCGCGGATGGCGTACGCGCGGATCAGCCGTCGCAAAGCCGGGATCCGGCGGACCGCGTCAGGGCACATTTCGCGCAGCCTGCCGCGGCCTGGCCGATTTGGTCTTCCTGCGTCGCACCCTGCGTCAGGGCTTTCTTCGCTGGAGCGGGCACATGCTCCTAGTGCTTGGCTTTCTTCCTCTTCTTATCCTGCACGCCATGGACGGGGTCGTCACCCGCCCCCTCGTCGCCGGGTACGAACCAACCCTCGACCCCTGGCAATTTCTGCGCAATCTCTTCGGGCTGATCAGCGTTTTCGGCCTCATCCTTCTTTTCTGGAATCGCTGCAAAAAACTCAAAAAATTTAGCGTACCGCAGGACTGGGCGCTCCTTGCGGTGGTTTTTGGCCTGCTCGTTTCCGGTTTTTTCCTGGAATCATTCAAGATCATGTCCGCCGGCGATTTCACGCGCATGACGGATGATTATTTTGTCGAGGAGGAACCCGGCGAGCTGATCTCCCTCAAGGCTTACTGGGCCAGGGAAAACGGCGTGCGTTTCAGGGAATTCATGCCGACAGCCCCTGAAATGATGGAGCTTGGCACCGAGCTGCACGAAGACCACTGCGCCGGGTGCCACGCCCCCACATCCTCGGCCTTTGTTTCCCGCTCCATGACCGCGCTTGTGCCCGCCGCCTGGCATATCGCCGACCAGGGGCGCGACCTGTTCTGGTATGCGCACGTCGGCCTCGCCTTTCTTGCCCTTGGACTTCTGCCCTGGGGCAAGTTCTTTCACCCCGTCGCGACGGGAGCCAACCTGCTCGCGCGCGGCGGACGCGTGAACAGCCGGGCGGATTCGCCCCCCCTCATCCGCGGCCTGGGCCTGGACGCCTGCACCCGCTGCGGCCAATGCAGCCTGCACTGCAGCGTCGCGCCGATCCATAGGGTCATGGGCAACGCGGACATCCTGCCCATGGACAAGCTCTCGGATCTGCGCCGCTATCTGGGCGGCAGGCTTTCGCCCGCCCGCACGGGCTCTTTGACGGAGGGAAGCCACATCTGCACCGAATGCCTGCGTTGCACGGAGGTTTGCTCCGCCGGCATCGACCTGCAGGACCTCTGGATGGCCTCCAAGAAAGCGCTTGCCGAGGCGGGCCGGGCCGGGGTGGACGGTGAAATCCGCAAGCGAACGGCCGGTGAATGGTCCAGGGAGCTTGGCTCGCGCGATCTGGGCAGGATCGGCGGTACAGGGGCCGGTCTTGCGGACCGGGCCGAATCCTTCTGGGGCTGCGTGCAGTGCACGACCTGTACGGGAGTCTGCCCCGTGGTCGCGGTCAGCGAAGACCCGTCCCGCGATTTGGACCTCGCCCCGCAGCAGATCATGAACCTTTTGCGCATGGGCCTCAAAGCCCAGACACTGGGGGCGCGCATGGTCTGGAGCTGCACCACCTGCTACAAATGTCAGGAGCACTGCCCCCAAGGCGTGCCCGTGGCCGACATTCTGTACGAGCTGCGGCAACTGGGCGCGGAAATCCTGCGCAAGAAAGAGGGCCGGTCATGA